A single window of Camelus ferus isolate YT-003-E chromosome 7, BCGSAC_Cfer_1.0, whole genome shotgun sequence DNA harbors:
- the LRRC4 gene encoding leucine-rich repeat-containing protein 4, translated as MKLLWQVTVHHTWNAVLLPVVYLTAQVWILCAAIAAAASAGPQNCPSVCSCSNQFSKVVCTRRGLSEVPQGIPSNTRYLNLMENNIQMIQADTFRHLHHLEVLQLGRNSIRQIEVGAFNGLASLNTLELFDNWLTVIPSGAFEYLSKLRELWLRNNPIESIPSYAFNRVPSLMRLDLGELKKLEYISEGAFEGLFNLKYLNLGMCNIKDMPNLTPLVGLEELEMSGNHFPEIRPGSFHGLSSLKKLWVMNSQVSLIERNAFDGLASLVELNLAHNNLSSLPHDLFTPLRYLVELHLHHNPWNCDCDILWLAWWLREYIPTNSTCCGRCHAPLHMRGRYLVEVDQASFQCSAPFIMDAPRDLNISEGRMAELKCRTPPMSSVKWLLPNGTVLSHASRHPRISVLNDGTLNFSHVLLSDTGVYTCMVTNVAGNSNASAYLNVSTAELNTSNYSFFTTVTVETTEISPEDTTRKYKPVPTTSTGYQPAYTTSTTVLIQTTRVPKQVAVTATDTNDKMQTSLDEVMKTTKIIIGCFVAVTLLAAAMLIVFYKLRKRHQQRSTVTAARTVEIIQVDEDIPAAASAAAAAAPSGVSGEGAVVLPTIHDHINYNTYKPAHGAHWTENSLGNSLHPTVTTISEPYIIQTHTKDKVQETQI; from the coding sequence ATGAAGCTCTTGTGGCAGGTAACTGTGCACCACACCTGGAATGCCGTCCTGCTCCCCGTCGTCTACCTCACGGCGCAAGTGTGGATTCTGTGTGCAGCCATCGCTGCTGCCGCCTCCGCCGGGCCCCAGAACTGCCCGTCCGTCTGCTCGTGCAGTAACCAGTTCAGCAAGGTGGTGTGCACCCGCCGGGGCCTCTCCGAGGTCCCTCAGGGCATCCCTTCCAACACCCGGTACCTCAACCTCATGGAAAACAACATCCAGATGATCCAGGCAGACACCTTCCGCCACCTCCACCACCTGGAGGTCCTGCAGCTGGGCAGGAACTCCATTCGGCAGATCGAGGTGGGGGCCTTCAACGGCCTGGCCAGCCTCAACACCCTGGAGCTGTTTGACAACTGGCTGACAGTCATCCCAAGCGGGGCCTTTGAATACCTGTCCAAGCTGCGGGAGCTCTGGCTTCGCAACAACCCCATAGAAAGCATCCCCTCTTATGCCTTCAACCGGGTGCCCTCCCTCATGCGCCTGGACTTGGGGGAGCTCAAGAAGCTGGAGTACATTTCTGAGGGGGCTTTTGAAGGACTGTTCAACCTCAAGTACCTGAACTTGGGCATGTGCAACATTAAAGATATGCCCAATCTCACCCcgctggtggggctggaggagctggagatgTCAGGGAACCACTTCCCTGAGATCAGACCTGGCTCCTTCCACGGCCTAAGCTCCCTCAAGAAGCTATGGGTCATGAACTCACAGGTCAGCTTGATTGAGCGGAATGCTTTTGATGGGCTGGCCTCGCTGGTGGAACTCAACCTGGCCCACAATAACCTCTCTTCTTTGCCCCATGACCTCTTCACCCCCCTGAGGTACCTGGTGGAGCTGCACTTACACCACAATCCTTGGAACTGTGATTGTGACATTCTTTGGCTAGCCTGGTGGCTTCGGGAATACATACCCACGAATTCCACCTGCTGCGGCCGATGTCATGCTCCCTTGCACATGCGAGGCCGCTACCTGGTGGAGGTGGACCAGGCCTCCTTCCAGTGCTCTGCCCCTTTCATCATGGATGCACCTCGGGACCTCAATATCTCTGAGGGTCGGATGGCGGAACTTAAGTGTCGGACTCCCCCCATGTCGTCCGTGAAGTGGTTGCTGCCCAATGGGACAGTGCTCAGCCACGCCTCCCGCCACCCCAGGATCTCTGTCCTCAACGACGGCACCTTGAACTTTTCCCACGTGCTGCTCTCAGACACTGGGGTATACACATGCATGGTGACCAATGTGGCAGGCAACTCCAACGCCTCGGCCTACCTCAACGTGAGCACGGCCGAGCTCAACACCTCTAACTACAGCTTCTTCACCACGGTCACAGTGGAGACCACTGAGATCTCGCCTGAGGACACAACGCGCAAATACAAGCCTGTTCCTACTACGTCCACTGGTTACCAGCCGGCATATACCACCTCTACCACGGTGCTCATTCAGACCACCCGTGTGCCCAAGCAGGTGGCAGTAACCGCAACAGACACCAATGATAAGATGCAGACCAGCCTGGATGAAGTCATGAAGACCACCAAGATCATCATTGGCTGCTTTGTGGCAGTGACTCTGCTAGCTGCCGCCATGTTGATTGTCTTCTATAAACTTCGCAAGCGGCACCAGCAGAGGAGTACGGTCACGGCTGCCCGGACAGTTGAGATCATCCAGGTGGATGAAGACATCCCGGCGGCGGcatctgcagcagcagcagcagctccatcCGGTGTATCAGGTGAGGGGGCGGTAGTGCTGCCCACAATTCATGACCACATTAACTACAACACCTACAAACCAGCACATGGGGCCCACTGGACAGAAAACAGCCTGGGGAACTCTCTGCACCCCACAGTCACCACTATCTCTGAACCTTATATAATTCAGACCCACACCAAGGACAAGGTACAGGAAACTCAAATatga